In a single window of the Streptomyces sp. NBC_00353 genome:
- a CDS encoding universal stress protein, which yields MGAAERRELVVGIDPAQDWHLPLAWAADEAHRRGLELRLVVAVPPQHDTQHCDDGPRRMSMLQSGSKALDAGADWARARHPQLQPVTDLLDGLPASVIARLSEQARMIVLGSRHLNRTTEYFSAGSLVVPVTAQARCPVVVVGDAEHVTQQPTYLVVGIDGSESSKAALGLAFEEADFRGAALRAVSVWQPPVITLHDAKAAVQAQRRMLSETTAGWSLKHPDVHLAHEVPTGHPVEELARASEHALAVVVGRRGRGGYTGMRLGSVVHGLLHRAHCPVITVPLV from the coding sequence ATGGGCGCAGCTGAACGCCGCGAGCTCGTCGTCGGCATCGATCCGGCCCAGGATTGGCACCTGCCATTGGCCTGGGCGGCGGACGAGGCCCATCGACGCGGGCTGGAGCTTCGGCTCGTAGTGGCCGTACCTCCACAACACGACACGCAGCATTGCGATGACGGCCCGCGCAGAATGTCCATGCTCCAATCCGGGTCGAAAGCTCTCGATGCAGGTGCCGACTGGGCCCGGGCGCGCCATCCGCAACTGCAGCCGGTCACCGATCTGCTCGACGGCTTGCCGGCTTCCGTGATTGCCCGACTGTCCGAGCAGGCCCGGATGATCGTCCTCGGATCCCGACACCTGAACCGTACGACGGAGTACTTCAGCGCCGGCTCCCTCGTCGTCCCCGTCACCGCCCAGGCACGTTGTCCCGTGGTGGTCGTGGGCGATGCGGAGCACGTCACCCAACAGCCGACTTACCTGGTCGTGGGAATTGACGGCAGCGAGTCCTCGAAGGCGGCGCTGGGGCTGGCGTTCGAGGAGGCCGACTTCCGCGGGGCTGCGCTCCGCGCCGTCTCGGTGTGGCAGCCGCCCGTGATCACGCTGCACGACGCGAAGGCCGCCGTGCAGGCTCAGCGACGGATGCTCTCCGAGACCACAGCAGGCTGGTCGCTGAAGCACCCGGACGTGCACCTGGCCCACGAGGTGCCGACCGGACATCCGGTGGAGGAGCTCGCCAGGGCGTCCGAGCACGCGCTGGCTGTCGTCGTGGGCCGCCGCGGCCGGGGCGGCTACACGGGCATGCGGCTCGGCTCAGTTGTCCACGGACTGCTGCACCGCGCGCACTGCCCGGTGATCACAGTTCCCCTCGTGTGA
- a CDS encoding universal stress protein: MEGTTGSLDLGAVIVGVDGSKPARRAALWAAAEAARRDSPLHIVHAADTDSRFLYLSVESIERVRNAGHELLQDTAAAIRDQYPGVHITTELSRSSAVPSLHRTAGLRGTVVVGNRGLGGFESLMLGSVGLKVAAGATTPVIVVRGVEKEGEVGVVLAAVRDEHDGECARYAAREAELRHASLRLLHVWNVLESAGRAVTMLDDVEGIAGEQVHQLTAVADGIRNEFPALTVQADAEGSLTVAGVLVETSHHADLLVMGGRRSPGYIGRTLGRTTHSLLHHAHCPVQLIPRHGPGHGSES; the protein is encoded by the coding sequence ATGGAAGGCACCACTGGCAGCCTGGATCTGGGTGCCGTCATCGTCGGCGTCGATGGTTCCAAGCCGGCTCGGCGGGCAGCGTTGTGGGCGGCGGCCGAGGCTGCACGCCGTGACAGTCCGCTGCACATCGTCCACGCGGCCGACACGGACAGCCGGTTTCTCTACCTTTCAGTGGAGAGCATCGAGCGTGTACGCAACGCGGGCCACGAGCTGCTGCAGGACACTGCCGCCGCGATCAGGGACCAGTATCCCGGCGTGCACATCACCACAGAACTCAGCCGCAGTTCCGCCGTCCCCAGCCTGCACCGAACCGCCGGCCTTCGCGGAACTGTCGTGGTGGGGAACCGGGGTCTCGGCGGGTTCGAATCCCTCATGCTCGGATCCGTCGGTCTGAAGGTTGCTGCAGGTGCCACGACGCCCGTGATCGTGGTCAGGGGCGTTGAGAAGGAGGGCGAGGTCGGAGTCGTGCTCGCCGCGGTCCGTGACGAGCACGACGGCGAATGCGCCCGGTACGCGGCGCGCGAAGCCGAGCTCCGCCATGCATCGCTGCGACTGTTGCACGTGTGGAACGTACTGGAGTCCGCCGGACGAGCCGTGACCATGCTCGACGACGTTGAAGGAATCGCCGGCGAACAGGTTCACCAACTGACGGCTGTGGCGGACGGGATCCGCAACGAATTCCCGGCCCTGACCGTGCAGGCGGATGCTGAGGGAAGTCTCACCGTGGCCGGAGTTCTGGTCGAGACATCCCATCACGCGGATCTGCTGGTGATGGGCGGGCGGCGGTCACCCGGTTACATCGGACGCACCCTTGGGCGGACGACGCACAGTCTCCTGCACCACGCGCACTGTCCGGTGCAACTCATTCCACGGCACGGTCCCGGACACGGGAGTGAGTCGTGA
- a CDS encoding CBS domain-containing protein, whose translation MKHIKVGDLMTDEVVSVLSVTSFKEVAKLLAQHNISGLPVLDDEDRVVGVVSESDLLSRQAAGHPMRSGAPDAAPWTTVSSLGAEVTAAEVMSTPAVTVRAEETAADAARLMARRGVERLPVVDDEDRLVGIVTRRDLLRLFLRPDAEIRLRIIEDVVVGTMGLETDAVAVHVMDGVVTLEGRLENRSQIAILTRLVEQLDGVVAVMGQVTAHADDPVPAPARYAAHGLAGER comes from the coding sequence ATGAAGCACATCAAAGTGGGCGACCTGATGACCGACGAGGTCGTCTCGGTCCTCTCGGTCACCTCCTTCAAGGAGGTCGCGAAGCTGCTTGCACAGCACAACATCAGCGGACTGCCTGTGCTCGACGACGAGGACCGGGTTGTCGGCGTGGTCTCCGAGAGCGACCTGCTGAGCCGGCAGGCGGCGGGACATCCGATGAGAAGCGGCGCTCCTGACGCCGCCCCTTGGACCACGGTCTCGTCCTTGGGCGCAGAAGTCACCGCTGCTGAGGTCATGTCAACGCCGGCGGTAACTGTCCGCGCGGAGGAGACCGCTGCGGACGCCGCCCGGCTGATGGCACGCCGGGGCGTGGAGAGACTCCCGGTCGTCGACGACGAGGACCGGCTCGTCGGTATCGTCACGAGGCGGGATCTGCTCCGCCTGTTTCTGCGACCCGATGCGGAGATACGACTACGCATCATCGAGGACGTAGTTGTGGGCACCATGGGGCTCGAAACCGACGCGGTCGCCGTCCATGTGATGGACGGCGTTGTCACTCTGGAAGGCCGGTTGGAGAACCGGAGCCAGATTGCGATCCTGACACGCCTTGTCGAACAACTCGACGGGGTGGTCGCGGTCATGGGCCAGGTGACTGCACACGCCGATGACCCCGTACCCGCTCCCGCACGGTATGCCGCGCATGGGCTGGCCGGAGAGCGGTGA
- a CDS encoding universal stress protein produces MKHLVTVGVDGSPESRAAAVWGAQEASLREVPLRLVHVIDWPISPAIPRLDCETADRWADEALAEALQDVRRRHPNLEITTRHLSGRPAAALAVEAVDADLLVLGSRGLGGLLGFLVGTVGTPTLVATETPVTLVRAADEPEDAAPTQYGEMVVGVDIHDAPDKVLAFAFEEAALRSCALRAIHSWQLPRAYRSFPDVDPDNEREARRNVTQMLDELLRPWRRTFPSVSADQVALMGPAGPHLVQASAGADLVVVGRHLRRSPLGAHLGPVAHAVLHHAAAPVAVIAHG; encoded by the coding sequence ATGAAGCACCTCGTGACCGTCGGCGTCGACGGCTCCCCAGAGAGCCGGGCGGCCGCCGTTTGGGGTGCCCAAGAGGCGTCCTTGCGGGAGGTGCCGCTGAGGCTCGTCCACGTGATCGACTGGCCCATCAGCCCAGCCATTCCGCGATTGGACTGCGAAACGGCCGACCGATGGGCCGATGAGGCGCTCGCCGAGGCATTGCAGGATGTGCGTCGTCGGCACCCGAATCTGGAGATAACCACCCGACACCTGTCCGGCAGACCGGCCGCCGCCCTGGCCGTCGAAGCGGTCGATGCCGACCTGCTCGTCCTCGGTTCCCGCGGCCTGGGCGGTCTGCTGGGCTTCCTCGTCGGCACGGTGGGCACACCTACCCTCGTAGCCACCGAAACGCCGGTGACCCTCGTACGGGCGGCGGACGAACCGGAGGACGCCGCACCAACCCAGTACGGGGAGATGGTCGTGGGGGTCGACATCCACGACGCACCCGACAAGGTTCTGGCCTTTGCCTTCGAAGAGGCCGCCCTTCGAAGTTGCGCCTTGCGGGCGATTCACAGCTGGCAGCTCCCTCGCGCCTATAGGTCCTTCCCCGACGTCGACCCCGACAACGAACGGGAAGCGCGTCGGAATGTCACGCAGATGTTGGACGAACTACTGCGGCCCTGGCGCCGCACATTCCCGTCGGTGAGCGCCGACCAGGTGGCGCTCATGGGACCCGCGGGCCCTCACCTCGTCCAGGCCTCGGCAGGCGCGGACCTCGTCGTTGTCGGCCGGCACCTTCGCCGGTCCCCTCTGGGTGCACATCTCGGGCCGGTCGCCCATGCCGTCCTGCATCATGCCGCAGCCCCCGTGGCCGTCATTGCCCACGGCTGA
- a CDS encoding CBS domain-containing protein, giving the protein MLHRTVSEVMTRDVATAGPEATLKSVAWSLDYNDVSALPVVDTRHHPIGIISEADLLRRQAGLPDTEGRDQMRETAAVDRHTMDARTAGDLMSTPVLTARPDWGIVETARFLHTRGIKRLPVIDDTGTLVGIVSRSDLLRPMLRRDDAIRDEIVDEVLGRTLRMTPGGVTVTVQEGIVTLSGRVEERSTIPIIEHLCLSVDGVVSVDQSLECAVDDLSPGLDPARDVDN; this is encoded by the coding sequence ATGTTGCACCGCACTGTCTCCGAAGTCATGACCCGGGACGTGGCCACGGCCGGCCCCGAGGCAACACTCAAGTCGGTCGCCTGGAGCCTCGACTACAACGATGTGTCGGCTCTGCCCGTCGTGGACACCCGTCATCACCCCATCGGAATCATCTCCGAAGCCGACCTGCTCCGCAGGCAAGCCGGGCTGCCGGACACAGAGGGTCGTGACCAAATGCGCGAGACGGCCGCTGTGGACCGTCACACCATGGACGCCCGCACGGCCGGCGATCTGATGTCCACGCCCGTACTGACGGCCCGGCCTGACTGGGGCATCGTCGAAACAGCCCGCTTCCTGCACACGCGCGGTATCAAACGCCTTCCGGTGATCGACGACACGGGCACACTCGTGGGCATAGTCAGCCGCTCCGACTTGCTGCGCCCCATGCTCCGCCGCGACGATGCCATACGCGATGAGATAGTCGACGAGGTGCTGGGTCGAACTCTCCGCATGACGCCAGGGGGCGTGACAGTAACCGTGCAGGAAGGGATCGTCACCCTGAGCGGCAGGGTTGAGGAACGCTCAACCATTCCGATTATTGAACACCTGTGTCTTTCCGTCGATGGTGTCGTCAGCGTCGACCAGTCCCTCGAATGCGCCGTGGACGATCTATCGCCGGGCCTCGATCCAGCGCGCGACGTCGACAACTGA
- a CDS encoding CBS domain-containing protein has translation MKHLRTVDDVMTHAVISANRRTPFKDIVKTMRQWRISALPVLTDEGRVVGMVSEADLLLKAQGGDESRAVSAGQLMTVPAVTVTRYASIAGAARLMARGHLKRLPVVDDDGRLVGLVSRGDLLKIYLRPDEDIAAELRELIMAELIPAGSAAVRVHVADGVVHPDGCIPDPSLNDVLVRVARTVPGVVDVTARLDVEVPA, from the coding sequence ATGAAACATCTGCGCACCGTCGACGACGTGATGACGCATGCCGTTATCTCGGCGAACCGCAGAACGCCGTTCAAGGACATTGTGAAGACCATGCGGCAATGGCGGATCAGCGCTCTGCCGGTCCTGACGGACGAGGGGCGAGTCGTCGGCATGGTCTCCGAAGCAGACCTCCTGCTCAAGGCACAAGGTGGGGACGAGTCCCGCGCCGTCTCCGCCGGCCAACTCATGACCGTACCTGCCGTGACGGTGACCCGGTATGCAAGCATCGCGGGTGCCGCTCGGCTGATGGCCCGCGGCCACCTCAAGCGGCTGCCGGTCGTCGACGACGACGGCCGCCTGGTCGGCCTGGTCAGCCGGGGTGACCTTCTGAAGATCTACCTCCGCCCGGACGAGGACATCGCCGCGGAACTTCGCGAGTTGATCATGGCTGAGCTGATCCCGGCCGGCTCGGCGGCCGTGCGCGTCCACGTGGCCGACGGTGTCGTCCATCCGGACGGCTGCATCCCCGACCCATCGCTCAACGATGTGCTGGTACGGGTCGCGCGTACGGTGCCCGGAGTCGTGGACGTGACGGCCCGGCTCGACGTCGAAGTCCCCGCCTGA
- a CDS encoding CBS domain-containing protein, with translation MRHRRVFDLMTPTVVSVQRGTTFKEIARVLDEFDITAVPVVDENECPVGVVSEADLLRNRISTSRANTAVDLMSHPAITAAPEWSVVRAARVMENHKIKRLPVVDSERRLIGVLSRSDLLQLFLRRDHAIQEEILEDVLTHTLRLSPSSLTVEVTDGLVTLSGTVGRRSLVPIILRLCRGVDGVVDVINRLNYERDDIPVDARTDTQG, from the coding sequence ATGAGGCATCGCAGAGTCTTCGACCTCATGACGCCGACGGTCGTAAGCGTCCAGCGCGGCACCACGTTCAAGGAAATCGCCCGGGTCCTCGACGAGTTCGACATCACCGCCGTGCCCGTCGTGGACGAGAACGAATGTCCCGTAGGCGTCGTCTCCGAAGCCGACCTGCTCCGCAACCGCATCTCCACGAGCCGTGCGAACACCGCCGTCGATCTCATGAGTCACCCGGCGATCACTGCGGCCCCCGAATGGAGCGTCGTCCGCGCGGCCCGCGTCATGGAGAATCACAAGATCAAGAGACTGCCCGTCGTCGACAGCGAACGCCGACTGATCGGCGTCCTGAGCCGCAGCGACCTCCTGCAACTCTTCCTGCGCAGGGACCATGCGATCCAGGAAGAGATCCTCGAAGATGTCCTGACGCACACACTCCGGCTCAGCCCCTCGTCGCTGACCGTCGAGGTCACCGACGGTCTCGTGACCCTCAGCGGCACCGTGGGGCGGCGCAGCCTCGTCCCCATCATCCTGCGTCTGTGCCGTGGCGTCGACGGAGTCGTGGACGTGATCAATCGGCTCAACTACGAGCGGGACGACATACCGGTCGATGCACGGACGGACACGCAGGGGTAG
- a CDS encoding universal stress protein → MNQRIVVGLDGTTESVAASHWAAREALLRGAPLHLVHAEEWSAPPAIPAASSDVRRQWTEALLREAYDELREEHPQLDITTEAFDGRPADSLVGVAASAGMLVLGSRGLSTLTGFVLGSVGMAVIQATERPIVLVRAAEDATPHVHGRHMDRDIVVGIDISRPCDDLLAFAFDEASRRACTLHALHSWMLPPLVGSGSAYNPEVNAQITQSLNTGLDNMLKPWREKYPTVDIDAQVTVGRASEQLLETGSEAGLIVVGRRIRRSSIGVHIGPITHAILHHATAPVAVIAHE, encoded by the coding sequence ATGAACCAACGCATTGTCGTCGGCCTCGACGGAACCACGGAAAGCGTCGCGGCGTCCCATTGGGCCGCTCGGGAGGCGCTCCTGCGCGGCGCGCCGCTGCACCTTGTCCATGCCGAAGAATGGTCGGCGCCCCCCGCCATCCCGGCCGCCAGTTCCGATGTGCGTCGCCAGTGGACGGAGGCCCTCCTGCGCGAGGCTTATGACGAGCTTCGAGAGGAACACCCCCAACTGGACATCACCACTGAGGCGTTCGATGGTCGGCCGGCTGACTCGCTGGTCGGTGTGGCAGCGAGCGCGGGCATGCTCGTCCTCGGCTCCCGAGGGCTGAGCACCCTCACGGGATTCGTCCTCGGTTCCGTCGGCATGGCGGTCATCCAGGCCACGGAGCGGCCCATTGTCCTGGTGCGCGCGGCAGAGGACGCGACGCCGCACGTCCATGGGCGGCACATGGACCGCGACATCGTCGTGGGCATCGACATCAGTCGACCGTGCGACGATCTCCTCGCATTCGCATTCGACGAGGCGTCACGGCGGGCCTGCACACTCCATGCTCTGCACAGCTGGATGCTTCCCCCGCTGGTGGGGTCCGGATCCGCGTACAACCCGGAAGTCAATGCACAGATCACTCAAAGCCTGAACACCGGCCTGGACAACATGCTTAAGCCCTGGCGGGAAAAGTACCCGACGGTCGACATCGACGCACAGGTGACAGTCGGACGTGCCTCCGAGCAACTCTTGGAGACAGGTTCTGAAGCAGGCCTCATAGTCGTCGGCCGTCGCATCCGCCGGTCCTCGATCGGCGTACACATCGGACCGATCACTCACGCGATCCTCCATCACGCCACCGCACCCGTCGCCGTCATCGCTCACGAGTAG
- a CDS encoding cation-translocating P-type ATPase, giving the protein MTEAGTTRPTTGQGPLLSPDPLEPLPLLRHELGTEARGLSTREAARRLAVYGPNEVRRKARSSLGRELVRQLVHPLALLLWAAAALAFVADIPVLGWAIVAVVIVNAGFALLQERQAEQAVETLAKYLPEQALVIRDGRPSAVEARDLVPGDLVVLEEGAKVPADARLAEGGIEVDLSMLTGESAPAERIAGPGLVGAPLLQEPNLIFSGTTCTGGRAQAIVFATGDHTELGRIAALSQRTRRDPSPLEKQVKKVAWLIAAVAVAMGGVFLIAGVAVGLPLTDSLMFAIGLLVANVPEGLLPTITLALAVGVRVLARQGAVIKRLSAVETLGSTNVICTDKTGTLTQNRMRLQAVWTPEHGRETGPWAGALARTSALCTTVTRDAEGELHGDPTEIALIEGAAAHAAPVDLDQRDTGRHALFHFDPRLRMMSVVQGDDSQDLHVIVKGAPESVSRSLSDGRAAAALAAADELAHDGMRVLAVAGREVSSGSELPVRRQDAETDLRLVGLVGLYDPPRPEVADAVRRCHEAGLRVHIVTGDNGATAAAVAREVGIGEPSLHVVAQSEAIGDHELDQVLAHGKAEVVFARSSPETKLKVADTLRAHGQIVAMTGDGVNDAPALHRAHIGVAMGRSGTDVAREAATMVLTDDNFATIVDAIESGRRVYDNVRKFIVYIFAHLTPEVVPFLVFALSAGAIPLPLTVLQILAIDLGTETLPALALGRERAEPGVMSRPPRPSSQGVISRDMLLRSWGRLGAVSAALIMTAFFYVLWRAGWHPGSATGPDTALHHAYITATTATFAGIVTCQVGTALAARTDHAALRDIGLFTNPLLLAGIAFELAFTAVLVYVPLFQGMFGTAALPPDVVALIALFPVLVWGTDELRRWARRAHRKAQS; this is encoded by the coding sequence ATGACCGAGGCCGGCACCACCCGCCCAACCACCGGCCAGGGTCCGCTACTGAGCCCGGATCCACTGGAGCCGCTGCCCTTGCTGCGGCACGAACTCGGCACCGAGGCGCGTGGCCTTTCCACACGGGAGGCGGCCCGCCGCCTCGCCGTCTACGGCCCCAACGAGGTCCGCCGCAAGGCGAGGTCATCCTTGGGGCGTGAACTCGTCCGGCAGTTGGTGCACCCGCTCGCCCTGCTGCTCTGGGCGGCCGCAGCGCTGGCGTTCGTAGCCGACATCCCGGTGCTCGGCTGGGCCATCGTCGCCGTTGTCATCGTCAACGCAGGGTTTGCGCTCCTTCAGGAGCGGCAGGCCGAACAGGCGGTGGAGACCCTGGCCAAGTACTTGCCCGAGCAGGCCTTGGTGATCCGGGACGGCCGCCCGTCGGCCGTAGAGGCGAGGGACCTGGTGCCGGGCGACCTGGTCGTTCTCGAGGAGGGCGCCAAGGTCCCCGCCGACGCACGTCTGGCCGAGGGCGGCATCGAGGTCGACCTGTCGATGTTGACCGGCGAGTCCGCGCCGGCCGAACGCATCGCCGGTCCCGGACTCGTCGGGGCGCCCCTGCTGCAGGAGCCCAACCTCATCTTCAGTGGCACCACGTGCACGGGGGGCCGGGCCCAGGCGATTGTGTTCGCCACCGGCGACCACACAGAACTGGGACGCATCGCCGCGCTGAGCCAGCGCACTCGTCGCGACCCCAGTCCCCTGGAGAAGCAGGTCAAGAAGGTCGCCTGGCTCATTGCCGCCGTAGCGGTCGCCATGGGCGGGGTGTTCCTGATCGCCGGTGTTGCCGTGGGGCTGCCGCTGACCGACTCCCTCATGTTCGCGATCGGCCTGCTCGTCGCCAACGTGCCCGAGGGTTTGCTGCCGACCATCACCCTCGCACTCGCCGTCGGTGTGCGCGTACTCGCCCGCCAAGGGGCGGTGATCAAACGCCTGAGCGCCGTGGAGACGCTCGGATCCACGAACGTCATCTGTACCGACAAGACGGGTACTCTCACCCAGAACCGTATGAGGCTCCAGGCCGTGTGGACCCCTGAGCACGGTCGGGAAACCGGTCCCTGGGCGGGAGCCCTGGCGCGAACCAGCGCACTGTGTACCACCGTTACCCGCGACGCCGAGGGCGAACTGCACGGAGATCCCACGGAGATCGCTCTGATCGAGGGTGCCGCAGCCCACGCCGCTCCTGTCGACCTCGACCAGCGGGACACCGGGCGTCATGCCCTCTTCCACTTCGACCCACGGCTGCGCATGATGTCGGTCGTTCAGGGCGACGATTCGCAGGATCTGCACGTCATCGTCAAGGGCGCACCGGAATCGGTGTCCCGCTCCCTGTCCGACGGCCGCGCTGCAGCGGCGTTGGCTGCCGCGGACGAGCTCGCGCATGACGGCATGCGCGTGTTGGCTGTCGCCGGCCGTGAGGTGTCCTCAGGTTCTGAACTGCCGGTTCGGCGTCAGGACGCGGAGACGGATTTGCGGCTCGTGGGCCTTGTCGGCCTGTACGACCCGCCACGGCCCGAAGTCGCAGACGCCGTTCGCCGCTGTCACGAGGCCGGACTCCGCGTCCACATCGTCACCGGCGACAACGGGGCCACCGCCGCAGCAGTGGCCCGTGAAGTGGGCATCGGGGAACCGAGCCTGCACGTGGTAGCGCAGTCCGAGGCCATCGGCGACCACGAACTCGACCAGGTTCTGGCACACGGGAAGGCAGAGGTCGTCTTCGCGCGCTCCTCACCCGAGACCAAGCTGAAAGTTGCCGACACCCTGCGCGCCCACGGTCAGATCGTCGCCATGACAGGCGACGGCGTCAACGACGCCCCCGCCCTCCACCGGGCACACATCGGTGTCGCCATGGGCCGCTCCGGCACGGATGTCGCCCGTGAGGCGGCCACCATGGTGCTGACCGACGACAACTTCGCCACCATCGTCGATGCCATTGAGTCGGGACGTCGGGTCTATGACAACGTGCGTAAGTTCATCGTCTACATTTTTGCCCACCTCACTCCCGAAGTCGTCCCCTTCCTGGTGTTCGCGCTCTCTGCCGGAGCCATCCCACTGCCGCTGACCGTGCTGCAGATTCTGGCCATCGACCTCGGCACCGAGACTCTCCCGGCGCTCGCGCTGGGCCGCGAACGAGCAGAGCCGGGTGTCATGAGCCGCCCACCACGTCCGAGTTCGCAGGGAGTGATCTCGCGCGACATGCTTCTCCGTAGCTGGGGCCGACTCGGCGCGGTCTCCGCAGCTCTGATCATGACCGCCTTCTTCTATGTGCTGTGGCGGGCGGGCTGGCACCCCGGCAGTGCGACCGGCCCCGACACTGCACTGCACCACGCGTACATCACTGCGACCACCGCCACGTTCGCCGGTATCGTGACCTGCCAGGTCGGCACTGCGTTGGCCGCCCGCACCGACCACGCCGCGTTGCGAGACATCGGCCTGTTCACCAACCCCCTGCTCCTGGCCGGTATCGCCTTCGAGCTGGCCTTCACCGCAGTACTCGTCTATGTGCCGCTGTTTCAGGGGATGTTCGGTACGGCCGCCCTGCCCCCCGACGTCGTCGCTCTGATTGCCCTCTTCCCCGTCCTTGTCTGGGGCACGGACGAACTGCGGCGCTGGGCCCGACGCGCACACCGAAAAGCACAGTCCTGA
- a CDS encoding Hsp20/alpha crystallin family protein: MSGTQMERRRSLFPDLMDWFGTDLPRFPMWRPMPDVHPIPIEVTNQEGRYVLRAELPGMDPAKDIHITVEGDTLTVGAEHTESKEEKEHSEFRYGSFHRTVRLPAQIPSDGVEAEYEDGILTVRVAMEPEIPDTARSIPVKRATTSGHDES; encoded by the coding sequence ATGTCCGGAACCCAGATGGAGCGCAGGCGCAGCCTCTTCCCCGACCTCATGGACTGGTTCGGAACCGACCTCCCCCGCTTCCCGATGTGGCGGCCGATGCCCGACGTCCACCCGATCCCGATCGAGGTGACCAACCAGGAGGGGCGGTACGTGCTGCGTGCCGAGCTTCCCGGGATGGACCCCGCGAAGGACATCCACATCACGGTCGAGGGCGACACGCTCACCGTCGGCGCCGAACACACCGAGAGCAAGGAGGAGAAGGAACACTCGGAGTTCCGTTACGGCTCCTTCCATCGCACCGTTCGCCTGCCGGCTCAGATTCCGTCCGACGGGGTCGAGGCGGAGTACGAGGACGGCATCCTCACCGTGCGCGTGGCGATGGAGCCCGAGATACCGGACACGGCACGCAGCATTCCCGTGAAGCGGGCCACAACCAGCGGTCACGACGAGTCGTGA